A genomic segment from Lignipirellula cremea encodes:
- a CDS encoding sulfatase family protein encodes MQFFQKLCRLSLGWAFVVGLLSCPAIHAKEVLPNVVLLFADDLGYGDLGCYGATRLKTPNLDRLAREGRRFTDAHSASSVCTPSRYALLMGEYPFRQGLSRPVFLRTGLVFDHQRTTMADVMQRAGYATACIGKWHLGFGDKTPDWNGELKPGPLEAGFDYYFGVPVVNSHPPFVYVENHRVVGLAADDPFVFGQKARTQAFPEKMGVAQIGGADAAHALYRDEAVGERLTEKSIAWIKAHKEQPFFLYLATTNIHHPFTPAPRFQGSSKCGRYGDFVHELDWIVGQILTTLEEQGLSENTLVIFTSDNGGMINQGGQHAISLGHRPNGDLLGFKFDVWEGGHRVPFLARWPGKIEAGTVSDQLLCNVDLLATMAALTGQHLAQGEGPDSFNVLPALLTTPKKPIRDHLVLAGNRPTHLALRANNWIYIGAQGGGGFTGSRPGEHLLGGPAALKFAGQINSDVIDGKLKPDAPVAQLYDLQKDPSQSENRIGENPLQAQQLQSRLEKIQNGTATRPQS; translated from the coding sequence ATGCAATTTTTCCAGAAGCTTTGCCGCCTTTCGCTGGGCTGGGCGTTTGTCGTGGGCCTGCTGTCCTGTCCGGCCATTCACGCGAAAGAGGTCCTGCCGAACGTGGTGCTCCTCTTCGCCGACGACCTGGGGTACGGGGATCTGGGTTGCTATGGCGCCACCCGACTGAAAACGCCGAACCTGGATCGTCTGGCCCGAGAAGGGCGGCGGTTTACCGATGCGCACTCGGCCTCGTCAGTCTGTACGCCGTCAAGGTACGCCCTGCTGATGGGCGAATATCCGTTTCGCCAGGGCCTGTCGCGGCCCGTCTTCCTGCGTACCGGACTGGTGTTTGATCACCAGCGCACGACCATGGCGGATGTGATGCAGCGGGCCGGTTACGCTACGGCGTGTATCGGCAAATGGCATCTGGGTTTTGGCGACAAGACGCCCGACTGGAACGGCGAATTGAAGCCGGGGCCGCTGGAAGCCGGTTTCGATTATTACTTCGGCGTGCCGGTGGTAAACAGCCATCCGCCGTTTGTCTATGTCGAGAACCATCGTGTCGTCGGCCTTGCCGCCGACGATCCGTTCGTCTTTGGCCAAAAGGCCAGAACGCAGGCGTTTCCCGAGAAGATGGGCGTGGCGCAGATCGGCGGCGCCGACGCGGCCCACGCGCTCTATCGGGACGAAGCAGTCGGCGAGCGGCTGACGGAAAAGTCGATCGCGTGGATCAAGGCGCACAAAGAGCAGCCGTTCTTCCTTTATCTGGCGACGACGAACATCCATCATCCGTTTACGCCGGCTCCCCGTTTTCAAGGCTCCAGTAAATGCGGTCGCTACGGTGACTTTGTCCATGAACTGGATTGGATCGTCGGCCAGATCCTGACGACGCTCGAAGAGCAAGGGCTGTCGGAAAACACCCTGGTCATTTTCACCAGCGATAACGGCGGCATGATCAATCAGGGCGGACAGCACGCGATCTCATTGGGCCATCGTCCCAACGGCGACCTGCTGGGATTCAAATTCGACGTCTGGGAAGGAGGGCACCGGGTGCCTTTCCTTGCACGCTGGCCAGGCAAAATCGAAGCGGGAACGGTCTCCGATCAACTTCTCTGCAATGTCGACCTGCTGGCCACGATGGCGGCGTTGACAGGCCAGCACCTGGCGCAGGGCGAAGGCCCCGACAGCTTCAACGTCTTGCCGGCCCTTCTGACCACGCCGAAAAAGCCGATTCGGGATCATCTGGTGCTTGCCGGCAACCGTCCGACCCACCTTGCGCTGCGCGCCAATAACTGGATCTATATCGGCGCCCAGGGCGGAGGCGGCTTCACGGGATCCAGGCCCGGAGAACACCTGCTAGGCGGACCAGCCGCCTTGAAATTCGCGGGGCAGATCAACAGCGATGTCATCGACGGAAAACTCAAGCCGGACGCGCCTGTGGCGCAGCTATACGACCTGCAGAAGGATCCGTCGCAAAGCGAGAACCGCATTGGAGAAAACCCGTTGCAAGCCCAGCAATTGCAATCGCGACTGGAAAAAATCCAGAACGGGACAGCCACGCGTCCCCAAAGTTAG
- a CDS encoding arylsulfatase — protein MPRSLIAFALALFSVGTASAQEVLPRPEEPFKGKIGLTYKDSQAVKPQLKIPATFGLEDPPNILVVLVDDAGYGQFGTFGGSIPTPTMDRIAKNGLKYTRFHTTALCSPTRAALLTGRNHHSVASGVIGEAGTGFPGYSGIIPDSAATFAEVLREYGYANAWFGKNHNVPDWETSLVGPFDRWAGGLGFDYFYGFVGGDTDQFHPALVEGKKRIEPPETNEDGSPYHFTTDIADHAIRMIRASQAVAPQKPFFVYFATGATHAPHQVPDDWINKFQGKFDEGWDVYREETLKRQIALGVVPPGTKLTPRPDSLPAWDSLPAKEQQVYARMMEIFAAFTAHTDYEVGRIVDAIDEMGELDNTLILYMAGDNGSSAEGGLSGLLNEMTFFNAIPEPLDAKLAAIDSLGSDQHYNHFPAAWAHAMDTPFQWTKQIASHFGGTRNGLAISWPKRIKARGETRDQFHHVIDIAPTILEAVGVEFPAQVNGVAQKPIEGVSMMYTFDDADAKDRRTTQYFEMLGNQGIYHDGWMASAIRGQPWLSEPEPGDLLHMPWELYHVDEDFSQANDLAQENPEKLDEMVKLFFAEASRYSVLPLDDRKTARLNVDNRPSLTQGRKKFNYPNLLRLPEGAAPDLKHKSHTVTAKVVLPETGGEGMLFTQGGRFAGFGFFVRDGKLVYHYNLAGVERFNIESKDRIPTGEVTLKAVYKSDSDKPFAGATVTLFVDDKQVAQGRVDKSIPNRVTLDETMDIGFDTGTPVADGYDMPFKFTGKLNTVTIELD, from the coding sequence ATGCCGCGATCCCTCATTGCTTTCGCACTTGCGCTGTTCTCTGTCGGAACGGCGTCCGCCCAGGAAGTTCTGCCCCGTCCCGAGGAACCCTTCAAGGGGAAAATCGGTCTGACGTATAAGGATTCCCAGGCGGTCAAACCGCAGCTGAAAATTCCCGCCACGTTTGGCCTGGAGGATCCGCCGAACATCCTGGTCGTGCTGGTCGACGACGCCGGTTATGGGCAATTCGGCACGTTCGGCGGCTCCATCCCCACGCCGACCATGGATCGCATCGCCAAAAACGGTCTCAAGTACACGCGGTTTCATACGACCGCGCTGTGCAGTCCCACGCGGGCCGCGCTGCTGACCGGGCGTAACCATCACTCCGTCGCCAGCGGCGTGATCGGCGAAGCGGGCACCGGTTTCCCGGGGTATTCGGGGATCATTCCAGACTCCGCGGCGACCTTTGCCGAAGTACTCCGCGAGTACGGCTACGCCAACGCCTGGTTTGGCAAGAACCATAACGTCCCTGACTGGGAGACCAGCCTCGTCGGTCCGTTCGACCGCTGGGCCGGCGGCCTGGGCTTCGACTACTTTTACGGTTTTGTCGGCGGCGATACCGACCAGTTCCATCCGGCGCTGGTCGAAGGGAAAAAGCGGATCGAACCGCCGGAGACCAATGAGGACGGTTCGCCGTACCACTTCACCACCGACATCGCCGACCATGCCATCCGCATGATCCGGGCCTCGCAGGCCGTCGCGCCGCAAAAGCCGTTCTTTGTCTACTTCGCCACCGGAGCCACGCACGCCCCGCACCAGGTTCCCGATGACTGGATCAACAAGTTCCAAGGAAAGTTCGACGAAGGCTGGGACGTTTATCGCGAAGAGACCCTCAAACGCCAGATCGCCCTGGGCGTAGTTCCTCCCGGAACAAAGCTCACGCCGCGGCCCGACTCGCTCCCGGCCTGGGATTCTCTCCCGGCTAAGGAACAACAGGTCTACGCCCGCATGATGGAGATCTTCGCCGCCTTTACGGCCCATACGGATTACGAAGTGGGCCGCATCGTCGACGCGATCGACGAGATGGGCGAGCTGGATAACACCCTCATCCTGTATATGGCCGGCGACAACGGCTCCAGCGCCGAAGGCGGGCTCAGCGGCCTGCTCAACGAAATGACGTTCTTCAACGCCATTCCTGAACCGCTCGACGCCAAGCTGGCCGCAATCGATTCGCTCGGCAGCGACCAGCACTACAACCACTTTCCCGCCGCCTGGGCGCATGCGATGGACACGCCGTTCCAGTGGACCAAACAGATCGCCAGCCACTTTGGCGGCACGCGCAACGGCCTGGCAATCTCCTGGCCCAAGCGCATCAAGGCCCGCGGCGAGACCCGCGACCAGTTCCATCATGTGATCGACATCGCCCCCACCATTCTGGAAGCAGTCGGCGTGGAGTTCCCCGCGCAGGTCAACGGCGTCGCCCAGAAGCCGATCGAAGGCGTCAGCATGATGTACACCTTTGACGACGCCGACGCCAAAGACCGCCGCACCACCCAGTACTTCGAGATGCTGGGCAATCAGGGGATCTACCACGACGGCTGGATGGCCAGCGCCATCCGCGGGCAGCCCTGGCTCAGCGAGCCGGAACCGGGCGACCTGCTGCACATGCCGTGGGAGCTGTACCATGTCGACGAGGACTTCAGCCAGGCCAACGATCTGGCCCAGGAGAATCCGGAAAAGCTCGACGAAATGGTGAAGCTCTTTTTCGCCGAGGCGTCCCGTTACAGCGTGTTGCCGCTTGATGACCGGAAGACCGCGCGGCTCAACGTCGACAACCGGCCCAGCCTCACGCAAGGTCGGAAAAAGTTCAACTACCCGAACCTTCTGCGTCTGCCCGAAGGGGCGGCCCCCGACCTGAAGCACAAAAGCCATACGGTCACCGCCAAAGTCGTGCTGCCGGAAACGGGCGGCGAAGGGATGCTGTTCACGCAAGGCGGCCGCTTCGCCGGGTTCGGTTTCTTTGTGCGGGACGGCAAGCTCGTCTACCACTACAACCTTGCCGGCGTGGAGCGGTTCAATATTGAGTCCAAAGACCGCATCCCGACCGGCGAAGTCACCCTCAAGGCCGTCTACAAGTCGGACTCCGACAAGCCGTTCGCCGGCGCCACGGTGACGCTCTTTGTAGACGACAAGCAGGTCGCCCAGGGACGCGTCGACAAGAGCATCCCCAACCGCGTGACGCTCGACGAAACGATGGATATCGGCTTCGATACCGGCACCCCTGTCGCCGACGGTTACGACATGCCGTTCAAGTTCACCGGCAAGCTCAATACGGTGACGATCGAGCTGGACTGA
- a CDS encoding OmpP1/FadL family transporter — MSRPSATIRCFCTLFLLMLMCPTWAVAQGVYAPGLGPINRSMGSAAVAAPLDGIGAIAWNPATLSGFKRSELEMSVELLFANIETSSSVAGIGGGATESDSGAMPLPNMGWVHVSPDSRLSIGFGVLSVAGFQTNFPASGSNPIFFPQRSGVMPIGGFGRVSSEAAFIDLAPTMAYAVTDQLSVGVTFAATMAQLNVEPLVFAGLNDANGDFASTYPTGQGSRYHWGCGANFGVFYEHTPNWRFGASVKTPRWMEDFKYQTQDENGAPLSARYSLDLPMVASVGTSYTDGDRFLMAVDVRYIDYENADGFGDSGLNPNGSLRGLGWESVFAVATGIQYRLTDTLTGRVGYVYNQNPIPDALTQLNVPAPLHYEHTLSCGFSYQPVPVVSFNVSYAYSLPSDITGPITFPPNAPTGSPAFPVPGSSVTSSLTAHALAFGITVAY, encoded by the coding sequence ATGAGCAGGCCATCGGCGACAATCAGGTGCTTTTGCACGCTTTTCCTGTTGATGCTGATGTGCCCGACCTGGGCGGTTGCGCAAGGGGTATACGCCCCGGGCCTGGGGCCCATTAACCGATCCATGGGATCGGCCGCGGTCGCCGCCCCGCTGGATGGGATTGGCGCGATCGCCTGGAACCCGGCGACGCTCAGCGGGTTCAAACGTTCCGAACTGGAAATGTCGGTCGAGTTGCTGTTCGCCAACATTGAGACGTCCTCCTCGGTCGCGGGCATCGGGGGCGGCGCCACGGAGTCCGATTCGGGCGCCATGCCGTTGCCCAACATGGGCTGGGTGCACGTTTCGCCCGATTCGCGTCTGTCGATTGGCTTTGGCGTGCTTTCGGTGGCCGGCTTCCAGACCAACTTTCCCGCCAGCGGCTCCAATCCGATCTTCTTCCCGCAACGCTCCGGCGTCATGCCGATTGGCGGCTTCGGCAGAGTCAGTTCAGAAGCGGCGTTTATCGATCTGGCGCCGACCATGGCTTATGCCGTGACCGATCAACTTTCGGTGGGGGTCACATTCGCCGCCACTATGGCCCAGCTGAATGTGGAGCCGCTGGTCTTTGCCGGGCTGAACGACGCCAACGGCGATTTTGCCTCCACCTATCCCACGGGGCAGGGCTCGCGGTACCACTGGGGCTGCGGCGCCAACTTCGGCGTGTTTTATGAACACACGCCCAACTGGCGGTTTGGAGCCTCGGTGAAAACGCCGCGGTGGATGGAAGATTTCAAGTACCAGACGCAAGACGAAAACGGCGCCCCGCTGTCCGCCAGGTATTCGCTCGACTTGCCGATGGTCGCCTCGGTGGGAACCTCGTACACCGATGGTGATCGCTTTCTGATGGCGGTCGACGTGCGTTACATCGACTATGAAAACGCCGATGGCTTTGGCGACAGCGGTCTCAATCCAAACGGCTCCCTGCGCGGTCTGGGCTGGGAAAGCGTGTTCGCCGTGGCGACCGGCATCCAGTACCGACTGACCGACACCCTGACAGGGCGCGTGGGCTACGTTTATAACCAGAACCCGATTCCCGACGCCCTGACGCAGCTCAACGTGCCGGCGCCGTTGCATTATGAACATACGCTGTCGTGCGGCTTTTCCTACCAGCCGGTTCCGGTCGTCAGCTTCAACGTAAGTTACGCGTATTCGCTCCCGTCCGACATCACCGGGCCGATCACCTTTCCGCCCAACGCACCGACAGGATCACCGGCCTTTCCCGTTCCTGGTTCCTCGGTCACCAGCAGCCTGACCGCCCATGCCCTGGCCTTTGGCATCACGGTTGCTTACTAG
- a CDS encoding arylsulfatase, whose amino-acid sequence MRTACSLPLVLAALLFGGAAAIAAERPNVVLILTDDQGYGDLACLGNPVLKTPHLDQLYADSVRLTDFHVNPFCTPSRAALMTGRSASRTGAFRTSSGRTMLHPDETTMAELFRDNGYATGIFGKWHLGDAYPHRPQDRGFTSSLWHHCGGLTQISDYWGNDYFDDHYEQNGQYQKFTGYCTDVWFDNALMFIEQHARREEPFFCYLPTNAPHGPFLVAERYAAPYRDQPEAANAEFLGMIANIDENIGKLRQRLQDLGVAENTLLIYMTDNGTSAGVKVADNPDGWPQVGFNAGMRGKKGSMYDGGHRVPCFVHWPKGKLAHGTDVSPLTAHYDWLPTLMDLCDLKGRKGPALDGRSLAPLLRGTNETWGPRTMIRQYQGGVFFRFAPEPWRESLVMTKRWRLLNGRELYDIANDPGQRRDIAPQYPEVVERLRKSYLAWWQEVEPRLAKPVRLHAGNQAENPLRLTAQDWRLAPFGNPPTSQHAVRKLSGVEGPWMLELERAGTYVITLRQFPLEAPQPIQARQTWLRIAGYEVARPLPQDATNARFRATLPAGPAELETAFVDRDGKRTSAYFAEILFIEAAQD is encoded by the coding sequence ATGAGAACCGCATGCAGCTTGCCCCTCGTGCTGGCCGCACTCCTGTTCGGCGGAGCGGCCGCCATCGCGGCCGAACGTCCCAACGTCGTGCTGATCCTGACCGACGATCAGGGTTACGGCGATCTCGCCTGCCTCGGCAATCCGGTGCTCAAGACGCCGCATCTCGATCAGCTCTATGCCGATTCGGTGCGGCTCACCGACTTTCATGTGAACCCGTTCTGTACGCCGTCGCGCGCCGCCCTGATGACCGGCCGGAGTGCTTCCCGCACCGGAGCCTTTCGCACGTCATCGGGTCGGACGATGCTGCACCCGGACGAAACGACCATGGCGGAACTGTTTCGCGACAATGGCTATGCGACCGGCATCTTTGGCAAATGGCACCTGGGCGACGCCTACCCGCATCGCCCTCAGGACCGCGGGTTTACGTCCAGCCTGTGGCATCACTGCGGAGGGCTGACGCAGATCTCGGACTACTGGGGCAACGACTACTTCGATGACCACTACGAACAGAACGGCCAGTATCAAAAGTTCACCGGGTATTGCACCGATGTCTGGTTCGACAACGCGCTCATGTTTATCGAGCAGCACGCCCGGCGGGAGGAGCCGTTCTTTTGTTACTTGCCGACCAACGCGCCGCATGGACCGTTCCTGGTCGCCGAGCGTTACGCGGCCCCGTACCGCGATCAACCCGAAGCGGCCAACGCCGAGTTCCTGGGGATGATCGCCAATATCGACGAGAACATCGGCAAGCTGCGGCAGCGGTTACAGGACCTGGGCGTCGCGGAAAACACCCTGCTGATCTACATGACCGACAACGGCACGTCGGCCGGGGTGAAGGTGGCCGACAATCCCGACGGCTGGCCGCAGGTCGGGTTCAACGCCGGCATGCGCGGCAAAAAAGGCTCCATGTATGACGGCGGACATCGGGTCCCCTGTTTTGTCCATTGGCCAAAGGGCAAGCTTGCGCACGGAACCGACGTGTCCCCGTTGACGGCCCACTACGACTGGCTGCCCACGCTGATGGATCTGTGCGATTTGAAAGGGCGAAAGGGACCCGCCCTGGACGGTCGATCGCTGGCGCCATTGCTGCGCGGGACGAACGAAACCTGGGGGCCGCGGACGATGATTCGCCAGTACCAGGGCGGCGTGTTTTTTCGCTTCGCCCCGGAGCCCTGGCGTGAATCGCTCGTCATGACCAAACGCTGGCGACTGCTGAACGGCCGGGAGCTTTACGATATCGCAAACGATCCGGGCCAGCGTCGCGACATTGCCCCGCAGTATCCGGAGGTGGTGGAGCGGTTGCGGAAGTCCTACCTGGCATGGTGGCAGGAAGTGGAGCCGCGACTGGCAAAGCCCGTTCGCCTGCACGCGGGCAACCAGGCCGAGAACCCGCTTCGCCTGACCGCACAGGACTGGCGTCTGGCGCCGTTTGGGAATCCGCCGACCAGCCAGCACGCCGTCCGCAAACTCAGCGGCGTTGAAGGCCCCTGGATGCTGGAACTGGAACGGGCCGGAACCTACGTGATTACGCTCCGCCAGTTCCCGCTCGAAGCCCCGCAACCGATCCAGGCCCGCCAGACCTGGCTGCGCATCGCCGGTTACGAAGTCGCCCGCCCCCTGCCGCAGGACGCGACGAACGCGCGCTTCCGCGCCACGCTGCCAGCTGGGCCGGCAGAGTTGGAGACGGCCTTCGTCGACCGTGACGGAAAACGGACGTCGGCCTACTTCGCTGAGATCCTGTTCATCGAAGCCGCGCAGGATTAA